The following proteins are encoded in a genomic region of Sulfurovum indicum:
- a CDS encoding hydrogenase maturation protein — MKILLLVTGFNSLTQAIYTRLTDKGETVIVAYALNEPQMLEEIKAFGPDLILCPFLKRYLPPSIYENYPTFIFHPGPKGDRGPNALEYALQSHTKEWGVVILRANEVYDGGDIYAQQHFQVRDTYKASLYRQEVVKAALSALEKFFENWNGGRCELQIPNPIHEQFTQAKRAIDWEKDNTRTIIEKIHLSDSHPGVLDEILGVPCYLYGAWREEKFRGAPKEILAKRDGAICLGTCDGAVWISHLKEPGRFKLPATYVLKERLKGVKEERLPLIFDRSYETFYELGMTKRDNVAYLHFNFHNGAMSTAQCIRLKYAVEYLKEECDVLVLMGGQDFFSNGIHLNILEDSQKQGEDGWANINAMNDLIRSILFADEVVTIASFGSNAGAGGVFLGLACDYVAGRKGVVLNPHYKTLGLTGSEYHTYTLPKRVGECTAQQLLDACLPISVVHAKEIGMVDAVFEDEGYEEALHGYAKSKIDDDFLWEKQEYLEVHREEIEACKEREIEVMYPEFWEEESVFHSLRREFVYKVCPVQTPKRLQAGKQG, encoded by the coding sequence ATGAAAATACTCCTCCTTGTTACGGGCTTTAATTCGCTGACCCAGGCGATCTATACAAGACTCACAGACAAGGGCGAGACCGTAATCGTAGCGTATGCTCTCAATGAGCCACAGATGCTTGAAGAGATAAAGGCATTCGGGCCTGATCTGATCTTGTGCCCCTTTCTTAAACGTTATCTGCCGCCAAGTATTTATGAGAACTACCCAACCTTTATTTTCCACCCAGGTCCCAAAGGTGACAGAGGTCCGAATGCTTTGGAGTATGCATTGCAGAGCCATACCAAAGAGTGGGGAGTGGTGATACTCAGGGCCAATGAGGTGTATGACGGCGGAGATATCTATGCTCAGCAGCATTTTCAGGTACGGGATACATACAAGGCTTCTTTGTACCGTCAGGAGGTAGTGAAAGCTGCGCTTTCGGCTCTGGAGAAGTTCTTTGAAAACTGGAATGGGGGTAGATGTGAACTGCAGATACCCAACCCTATCCATGAACAGTTTACACAAGCCAAACGAGCTATTGATTGGGAGAAAGACAATACCCGGACCATCATTGAGAAGATACATCTTTCCGACTCTCATCCAGGGGTACTTGATGAGATACTGGGAGTACCGTGTTATCTGTATGGAGCATGGAGAGAAGAGAAGTTTCGGGGTGCCCCCAAAGAGATACTGGCAAAACGTGACGGGGCGATCTGCCTGGGGACATGTGACGGTGCTGTATGGATCAGTCATCTTAAAGAACCCGGCAGATTCAAACTGCCTGCCACCTATGTGCTCAAAGAGCGTCTTAAAGGGGTTAAAGAGGAGCGTTTGCCGCTGATCTTTGACCGGAGTTACGAAACTTTTTATGAGCTTGGCATGACAAAACGGGATAATGTGGCATACCTGCACTTTAACTTTCATAACGGTGCGATGAGTACCGCACAGTGTATCAGGCTCAAGTATGCGGTGGAGTATCTCAAAGAGGAGTGTGATGTACTGGTACTGATGGGAGGGCAGGATTTTTTCAGCAATGGTATCCACCTCAATATCCTTGAGGACAGTCAAAAACAGGGAGAGGACGGCTGGGCGAATATCAATGCAATGAATGATCTGATACGATCCATTCTCTTTGCTGACGAGGTGGTGACTATTGCATCATTTGGAAGTAATGCCGGTGCCGGTGGTGTTTTTCTCGGTCTCGCCTGTGACTATGTAGCCGGACGGAAGGGGGTGGTACTGAATCCACACTATAAGACTCTGGGGCTGACAGGCAGCGAGTACCATACCTATACTTTGCCAAAACGTGTAGGAGAGTGTACGGCACAGCAGCTTCTGGATGCTTGTCTGCCGATCTCTGTGGTACATGCAAAGGAGATAGGCATGGTGGATGCTGTGTTTGAAGATGAAGGTTATGAAGAGGCACTGCATGGCTATGCAAAAAGTAAAATAGATGATGATTTTCTCTGGGAGAAACAGGAGTATCTTGAAGTGCATAGAGAAGAAATAGAGGCATGTAAAGAGCGTGAAATTGAGGTGATGTACCCGGAGTTTTGGGAGGAAGAGAGTGTATTTCATTCTCTCAGGCGGGAGTTTGTCTACAAAGTATGCCCGGTGCAGACACCGAAGCGTTTGCAAGCGGGAAAGCAGGGGTGA
- the hypD gene encoding hydrogenase formation protein HypD: MAGLELNNLYDDFRDGKTLQAYARIIAEDAAKLERPINIMEVCGGHTHSIMKFGIPQMMPENVNFIHGPGCPVCIMPKERIDHAYVLAMQPDVILVTLGDMIKVPGSNGSLQDARAKGADVRFVYSPMECIKIAQENPEKKVIFFAIGFETTTPMTAVLLDQVIKQNITNILFHINHVTVPEVMVELIDSRDIHVDSYNNKIDAFLGPSHVSVIAGSKIYEKFPKDYGRPVVVSGFEPVDVMEGISMIVKQFVEKRCELEIQYKRVVTYEGNLNAQKLIETYFDKVDLFRWRGLGNVPESGLKLKDGYAKYDAEVIYRDVLPIAEIEDHKLCICGDILRGMAKPPECTIFGTACKPTTPIGSCMVSSEGACAAYYKYGNLITS, encoded by the coding sequence ATGGCAGGGCTTGAACTTAACAATCTGTATGATGACTTTCGTGACGGAAAGACGCTTCAGGCTTATGCCAGGATCATTGCTGAAGATGCGGCAAAGCTAGAGCGTCCTATTAACATCATGGAGGTGTGCGGAGGGCATACACACAGCATTATGAAGTTCGGTATTCCCCAGATGATGCCTGAGAATGTCAATTTTATCCATGGGCCGGGATGCCCTGTGTGTATTATGCCCAAAGAGCGTATAGATCATGCCTATGTCCTGGCAATGCAGCCGGATGTGATTTTGGTAACACTCGGAGACATGATCAAGGTACCGGGCTCTAACGGCAGTCTGCAGGATGCCAGAGCCAAAGGAGCGGATGTACGTTTTGTCTACTCTCCGATGGAGTGTATCAAGATCGCACAGGAGAACCCGGAGAAGAAGGTGATCTTCTTTGCGATCGGATTTGAGACAACCACACCGATGACAGCCGTGCTGCTTGACCAGGTGATCAAGCAGAATATCACCAATATCTTGTTTCACATTAATCATGTCACTGTACCGGAAGTGATGGTTGAGCTGATTGACAGCCGTGATATCCATGTGGACAGCTACAATAACAAGATCGATGCATTTTTGGGCCCCAGCCATGTAAGTGTCATTGCCGGAAGCAAGATTTATGAAAAGTTTCCCAAAGATTACGGAAGGCCTGTAGTGGTCAGCGGATTTGAGCCGGTGGATGTGATGGAAGGTATCAGTATGATCGTTAAGCAGTTTGTTGAAAAACGATGTGAGCTTGAAATACAGTATAAAAGAGTGGTGACCTATGAGGGTAACCTCAATGCACAAAAACTTATTGAGACCTACTTTGACAAGGTCGATCTCTTCAGATGGAGAGGACTGGGAAATGTTCCCGAGAGCGGATTGAAACTAAAAGATGGCTATGCCAAATATGATGCAGAAGTGATCTACAGAGATGTGTTGCCTATTGCAGAGATAGAGGACCATAAGTTATGTATCTGCGGAGATATACTAAGAGGGATGGCAAAGCCGCCTGAATGTACGATCTTCGGTACGGCGTGTAAGCCTACAACACCGATCGGTTCCTGTATGGTAAGCAGTGAAGGGGCTTGTGCGGCGTATTACAAATATGGAAACCTGATCACTTCGTGA
- a CDS encoding DUF695 domain-containing protein, translating to MQEYWELYMKNLEGNPASILFNAGISMEMDEIKYIYPTIAFVKVKLKEPNERGLLSENEEPELSYIEDKLEASLIKFRIGKYVGRVISDGYVTFLYYLQFTYNWQDFLEFALDEFSHYEISSGFQDDGEWNYYQKLLYPTPKEWQIIQNHKVCDAMRTKEDNLHLPRAIEHKLFFTENSESRNVLLEKLESEGFKIQNEIENEEGIKGVSFYRIDKPFYHDIDELTLYLIDLLEAHGASYDGWETSIVKS from the coding sequence ATGCAAGAATACTGGGAACTTTATATGAAAAATCTGGAGGGGAATCCGGCATCTATCCTTTTTAATGCCGGGATCTCTATGGAGATGGATGAGATAAAATATATCTATCCGACGATCGCTTTTGTCAAAGTCAAGCTGAAAGAGCCAAATGAACGCGGCCTGCTTTCAGAAAACGAAGAGCCTGAGCTCTCCTATATAGAAGACAAACTTGAAGCATCACTGATCAAGTTTCGTATCGGGAAGTATGTGGGACGTGTGATCAGTGACGGATATGTAACCTTCCTTTACTATCTGCAGTTCACCTATAACTGGCAGGATTTTCTGGAATTCGCGCTTGATGAGTTTTCCCATTATGAGATATCCAGCGGTTTTCAGGATGACGGTGAGTGGAACTACTACCAAAAACTGCTTTATCCCACACCAAAAGAGTGGCAGATCATCCAGAACCACAAAGTGTGTGATGCGATGCGTACGAAAGAGGATAACCTGCATCTTCCTCGTGCAATAGAACATAAACTCTTTTTTACGGAAAACAGTGAAAGCAGAAATGTGTTACTTGAGAAACTGGAGAGCGAAGGGTTTAAAATACAGAATGAAATAGAGAATGAAGAGGGAATAAAAGGGGTGAGTTTTTACCGTATTGACAAACCATTCTATCATGATATTGATGAACTGACACTCTACCTCATAGATCTGCTTGAGGCACATGGTGCCAGCTATGACGGCTGGGAGACCAGTATCGTCAAATCATAA
- the hypE gene encoding hydrogenase expression/formation protein HypE, with protein sequence MNKTITIAHGNGGEENNELIKKIFYKHFENEILSKSEDAAVIHNGELAFTTDSFTVSPLFFPGGDIGKLAVCGTCNDLAMMGAKPKYLTCSVIIEEGFSTRELEKIVRSMKKELEINGAMVVSGDTKVVPKGSVDKLFINTTGIGEIEHTGISSSNLQEGMSILISRDVGAHGATIFAAREGIMLESSLQTDCASLYPQVKALMDAGIRIVAMRDATRGGVAAVLNEWAKGSEVCIEIDEEKIPVAEEVRGICEMLGFEAVNLANEGTFVLTVNKEDEAKALKVLKHNNENAQIIGTVTRQHDGKVILNSSWGTKRFLDLPTGELLPRIC encoded by the coding sequence ATGAACAAAACAATCACCATAGCCCACGGTAACGGTGGTGAAGAGAATAATGAACTTATAAAGAAGATTTTCTACAAACACTTTGAAAACGAGATCCTGTCCAAAAGTGAAGATGCCGCAGTGATACATAATGGCGAGTTGGCATTTACTACTGACTCTTTTACTGTCTCTCCACTCTTTTTTCCGGGAGGGGATATTGGCAAACTGGCAGTTTGCGGTACCTGTAACGATCTTGCGATGATGGGCGCCAAGCCAAAATATCTGACCTGTTCAGTTATTATAGAAGAGGGTTTCTCCACCCGTGAACTTGAGAAGATCGTACGCTCTATGAAAAAAGAGCTGGAGATAAATGGTGCGATGGTAGTGAGCGGTGATACCAAAGTCGTACCCAAAGGGAGTGTGGACAAACTTTTCATCAATACGACAGGAATAGGTGAGATAGAGCATACCGGTATCTCCTCTTCCAATCTGCAAGAGGGGATGAGTATTCTGATCAGCCGTGATGTAGGAGCACATGGTGCAACGATCTTTGCAGCAAGAGAGGGGATCATGCTTGAGAGCAGCCTGCAAACCGATTGTGCTTCACTCTATCCACAGGTAAAAGCGTTGATGGATGCGGGTATCAGGATTGTTGCAATGCGTGATGCTACACGAGGTGGTGTAGCCGCAGTGCTCAATGAGTGGGCAAAAGGAAGTGAAGTCTGCATTGAGATAGATGAGGAGAAGATTCCTGTTGCCGAAGAGGTAAGGGGTATCTGTGAAATGCTGGGGTTTGAAGCGGTCAATCTTGCCAATGAGGGAACATTTGTGTTGACGGTGAACAAAGAGGATGAAGCAAAAGCGTTGAAAGTACTGAAACACAATAATGAAAATGCTCAGATCATCGGTACGGTAACACGCCAGCATGACGGCAAAGTTATCCTCAACTCTTCCTGGGGAACGAAACGTTTTCTGGATCTGCCTACCGGTGAATTGCTGCCGAGAATCTGTTAA
- a CDS encoding HyaD/HybD family hydrogenase maturation endopeptidase: MVILGIGNVLQKDDGLGVYAASYLHENYTFSPEITIVNGGVEGINLLNIFMENDHIVILDSIELDDAPASIYAIPAQELGGYGLNSGGAHEIGVIQCLDMLELQELRIPKTMLIGIIPQHVTFDIALSDTIKEAFEDYISVVLQYLKKAGIEAVPKSVHTPLQEIIDRANDPSGVMI, translated from the coding sequence ATGGTTATACTGGGTATTGGAAATGTTCTGCAAAAAGATGACGGCCTTGGGGTTTACGCTGCAAGCTACCTCCATGAAAACTATACTTTCTCTCCGGAAATCACCATTGTTAACGGTGGAGTCGAGGGTATCAACCTTCTCAATATCTTTATGGAAAATGACCATATTGTAATTCTTGACTCCATTGAACTTGATGATGCACCTGCATCCATCTATGCCATTCCGGCCCAGGAGCTTGGCGGGTACGGACTTAACAGCGGCGGCGCACATGAAATAGGTGTCATACAGTGTCTGGATATGCTTGAGCTGCAAGAGCTCAGGATACCCAAAACCATGCTGATCGGTATCATCCCTCAGCACGTCACTTTTGACATAGCACTTAGTGATACTATTAAAGAGGCATTTGAAGATTATATTTCCGTTGTCTTGCAGTATCTGAAAAAAGCGGGCATAGAGGCAGTACCCAAAAGTGTACATACACCACTACAGGAGATCATTGACCGTGCCAACGATCCTTCCGGTGTTATGATTTGA
- the hypB gene encoding hydrogenase nickel incorporation protein HypB, whose amino-acid sequence MCTDCGCSITESAMAHSHSHGEDHTHDQSGEHQKAHEHLHHNPQLNDAKTISMIQKILDKNDHEAEHNRAHLEKAGVLGINLMSSPGSGKTTLLEYLADVAPFKFGVVEGDLETNRDADRLKAKGIIAEQIQTGSACHLDAFMVHKGLHHIPLDEVDVLFVENVGNLVCPASYDVGTHLNIVLVSIPEGEDKIAKYPVMFRQADLVLITKTDLLPHFKYDIEAEKKEARRIKPNVDILEVNINDIGSVKAVAEWIEFKRKMR is encoded by the coding sequence ATGTGTACAGACTGCGGATGTAGTATTACAGAGAGTGCAATGGCGCATAGCCATAGCCATGGAGAGGATCATACTCATGACCAGAGCGGAGAACACCAAAAGGCGCATGAACATTTGCACCATAATCCTCAGCTTAATGATGCCAAGACCATCTCAATGATTCAGAAGATACTGGACAAGAATGACCATGAGGCTGAACATAACCGTGCACACCTGGAAAAAGCAGGGGTGCTGGGTATCAATCTGATGAGCAGCCCCGGCAGCGGTAAAACAACATTGCTGGAGTATCTTGCAGATGTGGCACCGTTCAAGTTCGGTGTGGTTGAAGGTGACCTGGAGACGAACAGAGATGCAGACAGACTTAAGGCCAAGGGGATCATTGCCGAACAGATACAGACAGGCTCTGCGTGTCATCTCGATGCCTTTATGGTGCATAAAGGATTGCACCATATTCCTTTGGATGAGGTGGATGTACTCTTTGTAGAGAATGTCGGAAACCTTGTCTGTCCTGCCAGTTATGATGTAGGAACCCACCTGAATATCGTACTTGTTTCCATTCCTGAAGGTGAGGATAAGATCGCCAAGTATCCGGTGATGTTCCGCCAGGCGGACCTGGTGCTTATTACCAAAACCGACTTGCTGCCGCATTTCAAGTATGATATTGAAGCGGAGAAAAAAGAGGCAAGACGTATCAAGCCAAATGTTGATATTCTGGAAGTGAACATCAATGATATCGGTTCGGTCAAGGCAGTGGCGGAGTGGATCGAGTTCAAAAGAAAAATGCGGTAG
- the hypA gene encoding hydrogenase/urease nickel incorporation protein HypA — protein MHEYSVVQALLNQCEEIAVQNEAEKVTKVVCKIGMMSGIETHLLQVAFDTFKEGTMCEGAEFVINKQKLKLECRECGHVFETDEVRYYCTKCESLTVKVLDGEDMYLMSLEME, from the coding sequence ATGCATGAATACAGTGTAGTTCAGGCACTGCTTAACCAATGTGAAGAGATAGCAGTGCAGAATGAAGCAGAAAAAGTGACCAAAGTGGTCTGCAAGATCGGAATGATGAGCGGTATTGAGACCCATCTTCTGCAAGTGGCTTTTGATACCTTTAAAGAGGGTACGATGTGTGAAGGTGCGGAGTTTGTGATCAATAAACAGAAGCTGAAGCTGGAGTGTCGGGAATGCGGACATGTTTTTGAAACGGATGAAGTACGCTACTACTGTACCAAGTGTGAAAGTTTGACGGTAAAGGTGCTTGACGGGGAAGATATGTACCTGATGAGCCTTGAAATGGAATAG
- a CDS encoding CDGSH iron-sulfur domain-containing protein, whose amino-acid sequence MKYPVKAYVKKGESYSFCTCGKSSDGVICNGSHKGTEFTPIKFTATRTGEALLCLCKKSGNLPYCDGTHAKREKLELDFLLDA is encoded by the coding sequence ATGAAATACCCGGTAAAAGCTTATGTAAAAAAAGGGGAGAGTTACTCTTTTTGTACCTGTGGTAAAAGCAGTGACGGCGTGATCTGTAACGGAAGCCATAAAGGTACAGAGTTCACCCCCATAAAATTCACTGCCACACGTACCGGGGAAGCACTGCTGTGTCTTTGTAAAAAGAGCGGTAACCTTCCCTACTGTGACGGTACACATGCCAAACGTGAGAAGCTGGAACTCGATTTTCTGCTTGATGCATGA
- a CDS encoding YbgC/FadM family acyl-CoA thioesterase: protein MNIRVYYEDTDAGGIVYHTKYINFCERARSDIFFNNGMMPGIGEKSGFVVRKINADFLGSAKLGDLLTVKNTLLQLKRSSAILLQEIYREKEKLFGMEIVLVYMENGRVSRIPEKFRTLFSTTEE, encoded by the coding sequence GTGAACATACGGGTCTATTATGAAGATACTGATGCCGGGGGTATTGTCTATCATACCAAATATATCAATTTCTGTGAACGTGCCAGAAGCGATATATTTTTCAACAACGGTATGATGCCCGGTATTGGAGAAAAAAGCGGTTTTGTTGTACGAAAGATCAATGCAGATTTTTTAGGTAGTGCAAAGCTGGGAGACCTGCTTACTGTAAAGAATACGTTACTGCAGCTCAAACGAAGCTCCGCCATCCTTCTTCAGGAGATCTACAGGGAGAAGGAAAAGCTCTTTGGCATGGAGATCGTTCTGGTTTATATGGAGAACGGAAGGGTTTCCCGCATCCCTGAGAAGTTCAGAACACTTTTTTCAACAACTGAAGAGTGA
- a CDS encoding hydrogenase small subunit: MRIVIVGGGISAAYLANHLKKAAPYHDILIVSDEPYPPYDRIHLCALVERSKMLDDISLSLDPTVQLELKQKIIHINPKKKQIFSHSSMYSYDKLIIATGSHAKAPFDLSGIKNASVFRNADEAFRIADRIRHKEVLLVGAGPIALELLESLNHIEDVTHITLLVRHDYLYERTLSSESVKIIESAYLQSGKVTISYEDEITDTLIEGSEIVKVHTKKHLFDHPFVIYGIGIEPNIDFAKDVLECDRGILTDRFMQTSDPDIFAVGECAQIRETGFIAGHVKACTLQADSALSKLLELEALPFEEGVSTDVLKVGSFELVDVKAPCFDRHFEKVILNAPREKRVDEFYLDKNRLIRFIGLNSNMDIGYLQALMESKENVNLDTLYESRIPNEKGRLVCSCEHLYRQDLVNIITQNGIRDFHALKDFTQAGRVCGKCRQSILQIIEESQRLIDPNMVTKTPEEQKREVILKKVEERIEKYNRLHPHNQLDKTDLESALAAIEKDRETFNRWISMVTASMQLHPSFERHVQNAVTVLNKIPIIWLELSDCSGNSEAFIKSTNPSIEDLIFNYISLDYHELIMSASSDQSESLLESIIKTEKGSYILIVEGAVPLGMNGKFLRIGAKGETGLSLLQRCAEDAALIIAVGSCAYDGGVVAAAPNPTGAAGVSEALRRDDVINIPGCPANPVNIVGTLLHYMMFEELPPLDSNNRPLWAYEGRIHDNCERRGHYELGEFVKEWGDEGAKKGWCLFEMGCKGPYAFANCPTMKFNESTSWPVQAGHGCMACTEKNFFDTYAHERKITPEGEK; this comes from the coding sequence ATGAGAATTGTAATTGTAGGTGGCGGAATATCTGCAGCTTATCTTGCCAACCATCTAAAAAAAGCCGCACCGTACCACGATATACTCATTGTCAGCGATGAGCCCTATCCTCCCTATGACCGTATTCACCTCTGTGCACTTGTTGAGCGCTCCAAAATGCTGGATGATATCTCACTTTCTCTTGACCCTACCGTACAACTTGAACTGAAGCAGAAGATCATACATATCAATCCAAAGAAAAAACAGATCTTTTCACACAGCAGCATGTACAGTTACGACAAACTGATCATCGCAACCGGTTCACATGCCAAAGCGCCTTTTGATCTGAGCGGTATAAAGAATGCCTCAGTTTTCAGAAATGCAGATGAAGCGTTCAGGATTGCCGACCGTATCAGACACAAAGAGGTACTGCTTGTCGGTGCCGGGCCTATTGCCCTGGAACTTCTGGAGTCGTTGAACCATATTGAAGATGTAACGCATATCACACTGCTTGTCAGACACGACTACCTCTATGAGAGAACCCTCAGCAGCGAATCAGTCAAGATCATCGAATCCGCCTATCTGCAAAGCGGCAAAGTGACTATCTCCTATGAAGATGAGATCACCGATACCCTCATAGAAGGATCAGAGATCGTCAAGGTACATACCAAGAAGCATCTTTTTGATCATCCTTTTGTCATTTACGGTATCGGTATAGAACCCAATATCGACTTTGCAAAAGATGTTCTTGAGTGTGACAGAGGTATACTCACAGACCGTTTCATGCAAACCTCCGACCCCGATATCTTTGCAGTGGGAGAGTGCGCGCAGATCAGAGAGACCGGTTTTATAGCCGGTCACGTCAAAGCATGTACCCTGCAGGCAGACAGTGCTCTCTCAAAACTCTTGGAACTGGAAGCACTCCCTTTTGAAGAGGGAGTCTCAACCGATGTACTTAAAGTAGGCAGTTTCGAACTGGTTGATGTCAAAGCACCCTGCTTTGACAGGCACTTCGAAAAAGTCATTCTAAATGCGCCCCGGGAGAAAAGAGTCGATGAGTTTTACCTCGATAAAAACCGTTTAATCCGTTTCATAGGACTTAACTCAAACATGGATATCGGCTACCTGCAGGCACTGATGGAATCCAAAGAGAATGTAAACCTCGATACACTCTATGAAAGCCGGATTCCCAATGAAAAGGGTCGCCTGGTCTGCAGCTGCGAACATCTTTACCGGCAGGATCTTGTCAACATTATCACACAAAACGGTATCAGGGATTTTCATGCACTCAAAGATTTTACTCAGGCAGGCAGAGTATGCGGGAAGTGCCGCCAAAGCATCCTACAGATCATAGAAGAGTCACAGCGCCTCATAGACCCGAATATGGTCACAAAAACACCCGAAGAACAAAAAAGAGAAGTCATACTGAAAAAGGTTGAAGAACGCATTGAGAAATACAATCGGCTGCACCCGCATAATCAGCTTGACAAAACAGACCTTGAAAGTGCACTTGCGGCTATAGAGAAGGACCGGGAGACATTCAACCGGTGGATCTCCATGGTCACTGCCTCTATGCAGCTGCATCCCAGCTTTGAAAGACATGTCCAAAATGCCGTTACAGTACTGAACAAAATACCCATCATCTGGCTGGAACTCAGTGACTGTTCAGGAAACTCCGAGGCTTTCATAAAATCCACCAACCCGTCCATCGAAGATCTGATCTTCAACTATATCTCTCTGGATTATCACGAGCTGATCATGAGTGCATCTTCCGATCAGAGTGAGAGTTTGCTTGAGTCGATCATTAAAACAGAAAAAGGCAGCTATATCCTTATTGTCGAAGGAGCTGTTCCTCTCGGTATGAATGGTAAATTCCTGCGTATCGGTGCAAAAGGTGAGACCGGTCTCTCCCTCCTTCAACGCTGTGCCGAAGATGCCGCACTTATTATTGCTGTGGGAAGCTGTGCCTATGACGGCGGCGTGGTAGCGGCTGCTCCCAATCCTACAGGTGCAGCCGGTGTGAGCGAAGCACTTAGGAGAGATGATGTCATCAATATCCCGGGTTGCCCTGCCAACCCTGTCAATATCGTGGGGACCCTGCTGCACTACATGATGTTCGAAGAGTTGCCTCCGCTTGACAGCAACAACCGGCCACTTTGGGCATATGAGGGGCGTATCCACGATAATTGTGAAAGACGCGGGCACTATGAGCTGGGAGAGTTCGTCAAAGAGTGGGGAGATGAAGGTGCGAAAAAAGGGTGGTGTCTGTTCGAAATGGGATGCAAAGGACCTTATGCTTTTGCCAACTGTCCGACTATGAAATTCAATGAAAGTACCAGCTGGCCGGTACAGGCAGGTCACGGCTGTATGGCATGTACAGAAAAAAACTTCTTCGACACCTATGCCCATGAAAGAAAAATCACACCAGAAGGTGAAAAATGA
- a CDS encoding HypC/HybG/HupF family hydrogenase formation chaperone produces MCLSIPSKVVKINEDKTMCTVDTMGVQRDANLMMMADDEVKVGDYVLLHIGFVMNKIDEEEALASIATYKEILELMDEEERKRAILEDDECPARGEQYAEELETDGRA; encoded by the coding sequence GTGTGCTTATCTATCCCAAGTAAAGTAGTCAAGATCAATGAAGACAAAACAATGTGTACAGTTGATACAATGGGTGTACAGCGGGACGCGAATCTTATGATGATGGCCGATGATGAGGTCAAAGTAGGTGACTATGTATTGCTGCATATCGGTTTTGTTATGAACAAGATCGATGAGGAGGAGGCACTTGCCTCCATTGCTACCTACAAAGAGATACTGGAACTTATGGATGAAGAGGAGCGTAAACGGGCGATCCTTGAAGATGATGAATGTCCGGCACGGGGTGAGCAGTATGCCGAGGAGCTTGAAACAGATGGCAGGGCTTGA